The segment CCACAGCCACCATCGGCTTCGGTGACTGCGTCACCTCGCCTCGCCGGCTCCACAGCCACCATCGGCTTCGGTGACTGCGTCACCTCGCCTCGCCGGCTCCACAGCCACCATCGGCTTCGCGGCCCGCCTCGGATCGGAGCCATCATCGTACTATCGTGACGGTCCGGTTGCTGTGGCGCACGACCTTTTCGGCGACACTTCCGATGAAGTACATCGTCTGCTTCTCGTAGCTTTTGTAACCGAGGCAGATCTCATCGACCTTGAGTTCCTCAGCGGCCGCGATCAACTCATCGGCGGCGTTCCCGACCTTCACGTGGCCGCGCGCCCGGTAACCCCGTTTCTTGACGCTCTCGACCACCTCGCTCACGCGCGCCTTGGCGGATTCGACGAAGGTCTTGTCGTCGCTGATGCCGCTCATGTCGGCCGTAGGAAGCAGCATCCCGACGAAAGAGCGCTCGGCGACCGCCTTCGGGACGACCGTGAGGACCACCACTTCGTCCTTTTCAGGCTCCATGCGCTTCAACGAGTGCTCAATGGCTTTCCGGGACGGGTCCGATCCGTCGTAGCCGACTAGAATCATCATCGTGGGCGCAAAGCGCGTCGGGGCACAAAAACCAAGCACCTCCGGTGGCGCGGGCGTGGCCGACCCCGGAAAACGTCACCGGAGGTCCACCCATGTGGCCGGCCTGTCAGCTCCTTCTAGCGGCCTTAAGTATATGCGCAACTCTAACACGACCAGATAAAAATGGAAGAGAACGACCTCGTCGTCCACGAGTTCAAGGCCGTCGATCTCCGAGGCGCCACCATCATCGATGGTTTTCCGAGCGTGGGGCTAGTCTCCACGATCACGGCGAACTACCTCATCGACATCCTGGAACTCGAGCAAGTGGGGACCATGGATTCGAAGTACTTCCCGACGGTCTCCATCGTGAGAAACGCCGTGCCGATGTACCCGGTCCGAATCTACGCCGGTAAGGGCGTCTGCATCTTCATCAGCGAGTTCCAGCCCGCGCCGAAGCTCATCCGGCCGATCGCGGAGGCCATCGTGGAATTCGCCAAGAAGAAGGGTTGTAAGACCATCATCAGCCCCGAGGGGCTCGTCATAGAGGCGGCGGAAGCGCCCGCGGAAGTGGCCGTCTATGCGATAGGGGCGACGGAGGAGGCGAGGGCGCTCCTCGACCGGCACAAGCTCACGCCGTTCGGGAACGGCATCATCACCGGCGTTTCGGGCGTCCTGCTCAATCTTGGCAAGGCCCACGGCCTGGACACCATCAGCATCCTCGCGGAGGCGAACCCGAACTATCCGGACGCGCGCG is part of the Euryarchaeota archaeon genome and harbors:
- a CDS encoding universal stress protein; this encodes MMILVGYDGSDPSRKAIEHSLKRMEPEKDEVVVLTVVPKAVAERSFVGMLLPTADMSGISDDKTFVESAKARVSEVVESVKKRGYRARGHVKVGNAADELIAAAEELKVDEICLGYKSYEKQTMYFIGSVAEKVVRHSNRTVTIVR
- a CDS encoding proteasome assembly chaperone family protein, which codes for MEENDLVVHEFKAVDLRGATIIDGFPSVGLVSTITANYLIDILELEQVGTMDSKYFPTVSIVRNAVPMYPVRIYAGKGVCIFISEFQPAPKLIRPIAEAIVEFAKKKGCKTIISPEGLVIEAAEAPAEVAVYAIGATEEARALLDRHKLTPFGNGIITGVSGVLLNLGKAHGLDTISILAEANPNYPDARAAAKVIEVIDELLENVEIDVKPLYSEAENIEKTLRMMQRQVEPKTSGKDSSPAMYG